The Prunus persica cultivar Lovell chromosome G8, Prunus_persica_NCBIv2, whole genome shotgun sequence genome includes a region encoding these proteins:
- the LOC18766694 gene encoding BTB/POZ domain-containing protein At1g63850, with amino-acid sequence MVTGGASKKRQRAVQPANSPTASSSSRPCAAVIIDSDSKRPTHPNPNPFPKPSPTAPHSFNDPSSADVLLRLFVDPSPLDPPATSFSTSPTAQPQDDVVLHLHAHALRRCKYFAALLSDRWQRHPQKDAVRNISLRVPPTPGAMDTRIALLELLYNSDLASAITTVSAALDLLPVASELIFEDCVRFCLRFLEAVPWTQDEETRVLALIPHLSEDEAKDLMARVSGAPDSSEEMLYGLILAVTHNQSMAFVKAFVAKLLREFGSRELVERVMDRAFQTTFKVVKEAMEEYTSPGVRGNHDETEAIQRINLHTAMTNGKHLLWLVERMIELRVAESAVKEWSEQPAFTADLQRAFRDDAWRNIVPSLPSVLLRCTSRLVNAVATGTILVAAQVRKKLVKDWLPVLIVCKDNNASPLTPSNKPLYLDLEETFLRIISTLPMPDAQELLQQCLSFSTRNVEDCPHLVTAFNTWFRRATQPPQAQNLC; translated from the exons ATGGTAACCGGTGGTGCCTCCAAAAAGCGGCAACGCGCCGTACAGCCCGCCAACTCACCTACCGCCAGCAGCTCCAGCCGCCCTTGCGCCGCCGTCATCATCGACTCCGACTCCAAACGACCCACCCATCCGAACCCGAACCCATTTCCCAAACCCAGCCCAACCGCTCCTCACTCCTTCAACGACCCTTCCTCCGCCGACGTTCTCCtccgcctcttcgtcgaccccTCCCCTCTCGACCCCCCAGCGACGTCGTTTTCTACCTCCCCCACCGCCCAGCCCCAAGACGACGTCGTTCTCCACCTCCACGCCCACGCCCTCCGCCGCTGCAAGTACTTCGCCGCCCTCTTATCCGACCGATGGCAGCGCCACCCCCAAAAAGACGCCGTCCGCAACATCAGCCTGCGGGTCCCACCGACCCCTGGGGCCATGGATACCCGCATTGCCCTCCTCGAACTCCTCTACAACTCCGACCTCGCTTCCGCCATAACCACCGTGTCGGCCGCGCTCGACCTTCTCCCTGTCGCTTCCGAGCTCATCTTCGAGGACTGCGTCCGATTCTGCCTTCGCTTCCTCGAGGCGGTTCCATGGACGCAAGACGAAGAAACCCGAGTTCTCGCTCTAATCCCTCATTTGAGCGAAGACGAAGCCAAAGACCTCATGGCTAGGGTTTCGGGAGCTCCCGATTCGAGCGAGGAGATGCTGTACGGCCTCATCCTCGCCGTGACTCACAACCAGAGCATGGCGTTCGTGAAGGCCTTCGTCGCGAAGCTGCTGCGCGAGTTCGGGTCCAGAGAGCTGGTCGAGCGGGTTATGGATCGGGCGTTTCAGACCACCTTCAAGGTCGTCAAGGAGGCCATGGAGGAGTACACGAGCCCTGGAGTCCGTGGCAACCATGACGAGACCGAGGCCATCCAGAGGATCAACCTCCACACGGCCATGACCAACGGCAAGCACCTTCTGTGGCTCGTCGAGAGGATGATCGAGCTCCGAGTCGCTGAGTCCGCCGTGAAGGAGTGGAGCGAACAGCCGGCTTTCACCGCGGATTTGCAGAGGGCGTTTCGGGACGACGCGTGGAGGAATATCGTCCCGAGCCTCCCTAGCGTCTTGCTTCGCTGCACTTCGAGGCTGGTCAATGCGGTCGCTACTGGTACCATTTTGGTTGCTGCTCAG gtgcgaaagaagcttgtcaaagaTTGGCTTCCAGTTCTGATTGTTTGCAAAGACAATAATGCTTCACCTCTGACACCGAGTAACAAACCACTGTACTTGGATCTGGAAGAGACATTCCTCAGAATCATCTCTACACTGCCTATGCCAGATGCACAGGAGTTGCTGCAGCAATGCCTCAGCTTCTCTAC